One Leptolyngbya iicbica LK genomic region harbors:
- a CDS encoding MFS transporter encodes MKKWMLLVLLSMSMFVVVIDTTIMNVSISALVADLNTTVVGIQSAISLYALVMAAFMLVGSTLADRFGKRLIFLTGMVIFGVGTFTASLSQTLGMLVIGWSVLEGLGSALMVPNLQNLLRDRYTGKDLAFAYGIISAVSAVGAALGPIMGGYLTTFHSWRWAFRLEVIVVIAVLVLSRSIPGDRPQNPPRFDILGALLSIFGFSTVVLSILMAQPYGVWLAKQPLTIGSLAIAPFGLSIVPFMFGGGVLLLLLLLLWERHLERHGQVGLFKPSLFQVPGLVSGFAVRFSHMGLMASFFFIVPLLLQLTFEFTAMQTGIALLPLSISILIFAIAGARLSGRFRAKRIIQVGYILAILGLLQLLFTVQLDATPNQLANAIIFGIGSGLIASQILNLILSSVEEADTTATAGLNSTFEQLGNSVGVALVGAVMLSTLLIGLQRNITSDSEIPADLKPDIVAGLESRIQLVSDTQVQQALEQTTLSPEISDRIELAYRTERLRAFRGGMVFLVFIALLGLVLTPGLPDLKLG; translated from the coding sequence ATGAAAAAGTGGATGCTGCTGGTGCTGCTGTCGATGTCGATGTTTGTGGTGGTCATCGACACGACCATCATGAATGTGTCGATCTCGGCTCTGGTGGCCGATCTCAACACCACAGTGGTAGGCATTCAGTCGGCGATTTCGCTATACGCGCTGGTGATGGCGGCGTTCATGCTTGTTGGCAGCACCTTAGCCGATCGCTTTGGCAAACGGCTGATCTTTTTGACCGGCATGGTGATTTTTGGGGTGGGAACGTTCACCGCCTCACTGAGTCAAACCCTGGGCATGCTGGTGATCGGCTGGTCCGTTTTAGAAGGCTTGGGCTCAGCGCTGATGGTGCCCAATTTGCAAAATTTGCTGCGCGATCGCTACACCGGCAAAGATCTCGCTTTTGCTTACGGCATTATCAGTGCGGTGAGTGCCGTGGGCGCGGCCCTCGGGCCTATCATGGGCGGCTATTTGACCACGTTTCACAGTTGGCGCTGGGCTTTTCGTCTAGAAGTGATCGTGGTGATTGCCGTCTTAGTGCTGAGTCGCAGCATTCCGGGCGATCGCCCCCAAAATCCCCCCCGCTTTGACATCCTAGGGGCGCTGCTATCCATTTTTGGTTTCTCCACCGTCGTGCTTAGCATTCTCATGGCTCAACCCTACGGGGTCTGGCTGGCGAAGCAACCCCTGACGATCGGCTCCCTCGCGATCGCGCCCTTTGGTCTCTCCATCGTGCCCTTCATGTTTGGCGGGGGGGTATTGCTGCTGCTGCTTTTGCTGCTCTGGGAACGGCATCTTGAGCGCCACGGTCAAGTGGGCCTGTTCAAGCCGTCGTTGTTTCAGGTGCCGGGTTTAGTGTCGGGGTTTGCAGTGCGCTTTTCGCACATGGGCCTGATGGCGTCGTTCTTTTTCATTGTGCCGTTGCTGCTCCAACTCACGTTTGAATTCACCGCGATGCAAACGGGCATTGCCCTATTGCCGCTGTCGATTTCGATTCTGATTTTTGCGATCGCGGGGGCCAGGTTATCCGGTCGCTTTCGCGCCAAGCGCATCATCCAGGTCGGCTACATTTTGGCCATTCTGGGCTTGCTGCAACTGCTGTTCACAGTGCAGCTTGATGCGACGCCCAACCAACTCGCTAATGCCATCATCTTTGGCATCGGTTCGGGGCTCATTGCCTCCCAAATTTTGAACCTAATTCTCTCTTCGGTGGAAGAAGCCGACACCACCGCTACCGCCGGACTCAATTCGACCTTTGAGCAATTGGGTAACTCCGTCGGCGTCGCCTTAGTGGGGGCCGTGATGCTGAGCACCTTGCTGATCGGGCTACAACGCAACATCACCAGCGACAGCGAGATCCCCGCCGATTTGAAGCCCGACATCGTGGCAGGCTTAGAAAGCCGCATCCAACTGGTCTCTGATACCCAAGTTCAACAGGCGCTAGAGCAGACCACCCTGTCGCCTGAAATCAGCGATCGCATCGAGTTGGCCTATCGCACCGAACGCCTGCGGGCATTCCGGGGCGGCATGGTGTTTCTTGTGTTCATCGCGCTGTTAGGACTAGTCCTGACCCCTGGCTTGCCCGATCTCAAACTGGGCTAA
- a CDS encoding class I SAM-dependent methyltransferase, giving the protein MKALLESHQRTKLDPTSDSLFYEYPRFVTHVDDGFIQQLTDLYRDRLKPGMRIFDMMSSWISHLPDDMDFEWVEGHGLNGEELAKNPQLNHYFVQNLNENDQLPLEDQSFDAVLNTVSVQYLQYPEAVFAEMYRILKPGGITIVSFSNRMFYQKAIAAWRDGTEAQRVHLVKQYFQSVPGFGTPEVIAQASTVPVMLQMLGLGSSDPFYAVIAERLEPLVSESATSPE; this is encoded by the coding sequence ATGAAAGCCCTGCTCGAATCCCACCAGCGCACCAAACTTGATCCCACCAGCGACTCGCTGTTTTACGAATATCCCCGCTTCGTCACTCACGTAGATGATGGCTTTATTCAGCAGCTGACCGATCTGTATCGCGATCGCCTCAAGCCGGGCATGCGCATCTTTGACATGATGAGCAGCTGGATCTCCCATCTACCTGATGACATGGACTTTGAGTGGGTCGAAGGCCACGGTCTCAATGGTGAGGAACTGGCCAAGAATCCTCAGCTAAATCATTACTTTGTGCAAAATCTGAACGAGAACGATCAGTTGCCTCTCGAAGATCAGTCCTTTGATGCTGTGCTCAACACCGTCTCGGTGCAGTACTTGCAATATCCCGAAGCGGTGTTTGCTGAGATGTATCGAATTTTGAAACCCGGTGGCATTACGATCGTCAGCTTCTCGAATCGCATGTTTTACCAAAAAGCGATCGCGGCCTGGCGCGATGGCACCGAAGCTCAGCGAGTGCATTTAGTGAAGCAGTATTTTCAATCGGTGCCCGGTTTCGGTACGCCAGAAGTGATTGCCCAAGCCTCGACAGTGCCCGTGATGTTGCAAATGCTGGGATTGGGCAGCAGCGATCCCTTTTACGCAGTGATTGCTGAGCGCCTGGAACCGCTGGTATCCGAGTCAGCGACCTCGCCTGAATAG
- a CDS encoding NADPH-dependent FMN reductase, translating into MVKLVGIAGSLRPESHSHQALAIATRKAQELGAEVTVLDLREMTLPFCNGGDYGDYPDVARLQETVKDADGLILATPEYHGSVSGVLKNALDLMSFEHLEGKVVAPISVLGGQANSNALNDLRKIARWVHAWVIPEQVAIGQAWQAFDEQGKLVDAKLAERLDGLVESLVSHTQKLRPSA; encoded by the coding sequence ATGGTGAAGTTGGTTGGCATTGCGGGCAGTTTACGTCCCGAATCTCACAGCCATCAGGCGCTCGCGATCGCCACTCGCAAAGCCCAGGAGTTAGGCGCTGAGGTCACCGTGCTCGATTTGCGCGAGATGACGCTGCCCTTCTGCAATGGAGGTGATTACGGCGACTATCCGGATGTCGCCCGCTTGCAGGAAACGGTGAAGGACGCTGACGGCTTGATTTTGGCGACGCCGGAATATCACGGTAGCGTGAGCGGCGTCTTGAAAAATGCCCTCGACCTGATGAGCTTTGAGCATTTAGAGGGTAAGGTGGTTGCCCCAATCAGCGTCTTGGGCGGACAGGCCAACAGCAACGCGCTGAACGATTTGCGCAAAATTGCCCGTTGGGTACATGCCTGGGTGATTCCCGAACAGGTTGCGATCGGGCAAGCGTGGCAGGCGTTTGATGAACAGGGCAAATTGGTCGATGCCAAATTGGCTGAGCGACTGGATGGGTTAGTCGAGAGCTTGGTCAGCCACACGCAAAAGCTGCGGCCATCAGCCTGA
- a CDS encoding LysR family transcriptional regulator produces the protein MNIHQLAVLAAIAREGTFSHAALALDTSQAAVSRAIASLEEELGVPLLKRGRFGAKLTQVGERVLYHSHKMLDLREQIEYEVNLEKGLYAGRLRIASFRSAATHLLPPILAQFRSQFPRVEISLTELEPAGVEQALREGQVDMGLVPLPRSEEFAVWEVARDEYVALLPAGMKHLSPHLTWHDLADYNFVLYNYAECTNVVRDHWQRWGQELKVAYVIKEDSTIVSMVAQGLGAAILPRLAALPIPAGVQVRSLPEPLERVIGVATLAQTPHAPAVEVFINMLRTSHSPNSALSS, from the coding sequence ATGAACATTCATCAGTTGGCTGTGTTAGCGGCGATCGCCCGCGAAGGAACTTTTTCCCATGCCGCCCTGGCGCTCGATACGTCTCAGGCGGCGGTGAGTCGGGCGATCGCGTCCTTAGAGGAAGAGTTGGGTGTGCCCCTGCTCAAGCGAGGGCGATTTGGGGCCAAGTTAACCCAGGTGGGTGAGCGGGTCTTGTATCACTCCCACAAAATGCTGGACCTGCGGGAGCAGATCGAGTACGAGGTGAATCTAGAAAAAGGGTTGTACGCGGGGCGGCTACGCATTGCGTCCTTTCGGAGTGCGGCAACCCATCTGCTGCCCCCGATTTTGGCCCAGTTTCGATCGCAGTTTCCCCGGGTGGAAATTAGTCTGACCGAGTTGGAACCAGCCGGCGTCGAGCAAGCGCTACGAGAAGGGCAGGTCGATATGGGGCTGGTGCCCTTGCCCCGTTCCGAAGAGTTTGCCGTGTGGGAAGTGGCCCGTGATGAGTATGTGGCCCTGTTGCCTGCGGGGATGAAGCACTTGTCCCCCCACCTGACCTGGCACGACCTGGCCGATTATAATTTCGTCTTGTACAACTATGCGGAATGCACGAACGTTGTGCGGGATCACTGGCAGCGCTGGGGCCAAGAGCTCAAGGTCGCCTATGTGATCAAAGAAGATTCCACCATTGTCAGCATGGTGGCTCAGGGATTAGGGGCGGCGATTTTGCCTCGACTCGCGGCGCTGCCCATTCCCGCTGGGGTGCAGGTGCGATCGCTGCCGGAGCCCTTGGAACGGGTGATCGGGGTCGCCACCCTGGCCCAAACGCCCCATGCCCCCGCCGTCGAGGTATTTATCAACATGCTCCGCACGAGCCACTCGCCAAACTCGGCCTTATCATCCTGA
- a CDS encoding serine hydrolase has protein sequence MVLGDSLKNRFAGRGWSGPALFGAGLVSGLAVAIAVGTLYPTISSPGLQPSSTDSETDSAADADEALVPEAAASVDLAAQFTDTQAVRLTRRRLEQEAIADANLARSKELAVQGIATRDAGRADGEETLAELQQQEYLWEAALRQLDQIPESSSVAEVAAARRETYQAILEPVKEDIRELQSAFLAEIAESTGRPHAIRITLCHLDGTCLDYKGDQPPASPASLIKLPVAVVLMKKLTDEGIDIDEPMYIDAHNFTENARGAKIFVTETYPIREVMVRMIKESNNIATNQLLDYLGWEYMDQALQELGYEQTKIRTKLTGNRISPTKNRSVGRNVMTTNEITEMMRQVYTFEGSGSDEILDAMVGQYDWDFGYTAISKLRNKRVAWIGEKTGQNSNVIGSSTALKIDDERYVLTVTIDNSGNQHMLRQVMGDVIQHVLDEGHLVPVTR, from the coding sequence GTGGTGTTAGGAGATAGTCTAAAAAATCGGTTTGCAGGGCGAGGCTGGAGCGGACCGGCTTTGTTTGGGGCTGGCTTGGTGTCGGGTTTGGCGGTGGCGATCGCGGTAGGCACCCTGTACCCAACGATCTCATCACCAGGACTGCAACCGTCATCAACCGATAGCGAGACTGACAGTGCGGCTGATGCTGATGAAGCTTTAGTGCCGGAAGCCGCAGCATCCGTTGATTTAGCTGCTCAGTTTACCGATACCCAGGCAGTGCGCTTGACCCGGCGGCGACTAGAGCAAGAGGCGATCGCCGATGCCAATCTCGCCCGTTCTAAAGAGCTGGCGGTGCAGGGCATTGCCACCCGAGATGCCGGACGCGCCGATGGCGAAGAAACCCTGGCCGAGCTACAGCAGCAGGAATACTTGTGGGAAGCGGCCCTGCGCCAACTCGACCAAATTCCGGAATCCTCGAGTGTGGCTGAGGTGGCCGCCGCTCGCCGCGAGACGTATCAAGCGATTCTAGAGCCGGTTAAAGAAGATATTCGTGAGCTACAGTCAGCCTTTTTAGCCGAGATTGCCGAGTCCACGGGGCGGCCCCACGCCATTCGCATTACCCTCTGCCATCTAGACGGCACCTGCTTGGACTACAAAGGGGATCAACCACCCGCGAGTCCCGCCAGTCTGATCAAGCTGCCTGTGGCCGTCGTCTTGATGAAAAAATTGACCGACGAAGGCATCGATATCGACGAGCCGATGTATATCGACGCGCACAACTTTACGGAAAATGCTCGGGGCGCCAAGATCTTCGTGACTGAGACGTATCCCATCCGCGAAGTGATGGTGCGAATGATCAAAGAAAGCAACAACATCGCCACGAACCAACTGCTGGATTATTTGGGGTGGGAATATATGGATCAGGCTCTGCAAGAGCTGGGCTATGAGCAAACCAAGATTCGCACTAAGCTAACCGGCAACCGCATCTCCCCAACGAAAAATCGGTCTGTGGGTCGCAACGTAATGACCACCAATGAAATCACCGAAATGATGCGCCAGGTCTATACCTTCGAAGGGTCAGGGTCAGACGAAATTTTGGATGCCATGGTCGGCCAGTATGACTGGGACTTTGGTTACACCGCCATTAGCAAGCTGCGCAATAAGCGCGTCGCGTGGATTGGCGAAAAGACCGGCCAAAACTCGAACGTCATCGGCAGCTCGACTGCGCTGAAGATCGACGATGAGCGCTATGTGTTGACAGTGACGATTGACAACAGCGGCAACCAACATATGTTGCGGCAGGTCATGGGTGATGTCATTCAGCATGTGCTGGATGAAGGGCATCTCGTCCCTGTGACGCGATAA
- a CDS encoding phosphoadenylyl-sulfate reductase, whose amino-acid sequence MIDLKQANQALETDLHHKDATQIVTWAQATFGPGLILSTSFGIQSAVMLHLVTQVVPQIPVVWVDTGYLPVETYQFAEALTQRLQLNLQVYQSPISPARMEALYGKLWASQEVEAFNKYDYMRKVEPMQRALRELGATAWLAGLRADQTDHRKTLDVVTQQGDIYKISPILNWHARDIYKYLQAYDLPYHPLFDKGYVSVGDWHSSRPLMAEDESDRDTRFRGMKQECGLHLPQTPGEAESLDSSYL is encoded by the coding sequence ATGATTGATCTCAAGCAAGCCAACCAAGCGCTAGAGACTGACCTCCATCACAAAGATGCCACTCAAATTGTGACCTGGGCTCAGGCAACCTTTGGCCCGGGGCTAATTCTGAGTACCAGTTTTGGCATTCAGTCAGCGGTGATGCTGCATTTGGTCACGCAGGTGGTGCCCCAAATTCCGGTGGTGTGGGTCGATACGGGGTACTTGCCAGTTGAGACTTATCAATTTGCTGAGGCCCTTACCCAGCGGCTGCAGCTCAATTTGCAGGTCTATCAGTCCCCCATTAGTCCGGCTCGCATGGAAGCCCTGTACGGCAAACTTTGGGCGAGTCAAGAGGTCGAAGCCTTTAATAAATATGACTACATGCGCAAAGTAGAACCGATGCAGCGGGCGTTGCGCGAGTTGGGGGCCACTGCTTGGCTGGCGGGGCTGCGAGCCGATCAAACAGATCATCGCAAAACGCTGGATGTGGTTACGCAACAAGGTGATATCTATAAAATTTCGCCCATTTTGAATTGGCATGCCAGAGATATTTATAAATACCTCCAGGCTTATGATTTGCCGTATCATCCCTTATTTGACAAGGGCTACGTCTCAGTTGGGGATTGGCATTCCAGCCGTCCGCTCATGGCTGAGGATGAGAGCGATCGCGACACCCGATTTCGCGGCATGAAACAAGAGTGCGGGCTGCACTTACCCCAAACTCCCGGCGAAGCGGAAAGTCTCGACTCTAGTTATCTGTAA
- a CDS encoding polyribonucleotide nucleotidyltransferase, whose amino-acid sequence MQEVDKSISFDGRDIRLKVGLLAPQAGGSVLIESGETSVLVTATRSSGREGIDFLPLLVDYEERLYAAGRIPGGFLRREGRPPERATLVSRLIDRPMRPLFPSWMRDDIQIVASTLSMDEQVPPDVLAATGASIATLLAQIPFNGPMATVRVGLIGDDFIINPTYEEIEKGDLDLIVAGSPDGVIMVEAGANQLPEQDVIEAIDFGYEVVQDLIKAQNELMAELGIERVTATPPETDPTLEQFLTERATEPIKGILKQFDLPKPERDEKLDAIKAEIAEEIAAKPEDDPVRQAVEENPKALGNTYKGITKKLMRKQIVEEGVRIDGRKLDEVRKLSSQVGLLPSRVHGTGLFQRGLTQVLSVVTLGTSGDAQIMDDLHPDDDKRYLHHYNFPPYSVGETRPMRSPGRREIGHGALAERALVPVLPPKEDFPYVIRVVSEVLSSDGSTSMGSVCGSTLSLMDAGVPITKPVSGAAMGLIKEGDEVRILTDIQGIEDFLGDMDFKVAGTDTGITALQMDMKITGLPVEVIAQAIRQAKGARLHILQSMLQAIAAPREKLSPFAPRLLSFKIDPEMIGMVIGPGGKKIKGITEQTGAKVDIEDDGTVTVSSLDGKKAEEAKAMIEAIVFKPSVGDVFLGKVVRIIPIGAFVEFLPGSDGMIHISQLADYRVNKVEDEVSVGDEVVVKIREIDNRGRVNLTRLNIHPDEAAAARAAAGAEAPAS is encoded by the coding sequence ATGCAAGAAGTTGACAAGTCAATATCCTTTGATGGACGGGATATCCGACTTAAAGTAGGTTTGCTAGCGCCCCAAGCGGGGGGCTCCGTGTTGATCGAGTCTGGCGAAACTTCAGTCCTTGTGACCGCCACTCGTTCATCCGGTCGTGAAGGGATTGATTTCCTCCCATTACTCGTTGATTACGAAGAAAGACTGTATGCCGCAGGGCGTATCCCCGGTGGTTTTTTACGGCGGGAAGGCCGACCGCCCGAGCGGGCCACCCTGGTGAGTCGATTGATCGATCGCCCCATGCGGCCCCTCTTTCCGAGCTGGATGCGGGATGACATTCAGATTGTGGCCAGCACCCTCTCGATGGATGAGCAAGTACCTCCGGACGTGCTGGCGGCAACTGGAGCCTCCATCGCCACTCTACTGGCTCAAATTCCCTTTAACGGCCCCATGGCAACGGTGCGGGTTGGTCTGATCGGCGACGATTTCATCATTAACCCCACGTATGAAGAAATCGAAAAGGGCGACCTTGATCTGATCGTGGCCGGTTCGCCCGACGGGGTGATCATGGTCGAGGCAGGAGCCAACCAACTGCCTGAACAGGATGTGATCGAAGCGATCGACTTTGGTTATGAAGTCGTGCAAGATTTGATCAAAGCGCAGAACGAATTGATGGCGGAACTGGGCATTGAGCGCGTGACTGCGACGCCGCCGGAAACGGATCCAACGCTGGAGCAGTTTTTGACAGAGCGGGCGACTGAGCCCATCAAAGGCATCCTCAAGCAGTTTGATTTGCCGAAGCCTGAACGCGATGAAAAACTCGACGCCATTAAGGCAGAGATTGCCGAAGAGATTGCCGCCAAGCCCGAGGATGATCCGGTACGGCAAGCAGTTGAGGAGAATCCCAAAGCCCTCGGCAATACCTACAAAGGCATCACCAAAAAGCTGATGCGCAAGCAGATTGTTGAAGAGGGCGTTCGCATCGATGGACGTAAGTTGGATGAAGTCCGTAAGCTTAGCTCGCAGGTCGGTTTGTTGCCTTCCCGAGTGCATGGCACTGGGCTATTTCAGCGCGGGCTGACTCAGGTGCTGTCGGTCGTTACCTTGGGTACCTCTGGCGATGCGCAAATCATGGATGATCTGCATCCCGATGACGACAAGCGGTATCTGCACCATTACAACTTCCCCCCTTACTCCGTGGGCGAAACGCGCCCGATGCGATCGCCCGGTCGGCGGGAAATCGGTCACGGGGCATTGGCCGAGCGCGCCCTCGTTCCGGTGCTGCCGCCGAAAGAAGACTTCCCCTATGTCATTCGCGTGGTGTCGGAAGTGTTGTCGTCCGACGGTTCCACCTCGATGGGGTCCGTCTGCGGCTCGACCCTGAGTTTGATGGATGCCGGGGTGCCTATCACCAAGCCCGTGAGCGGGGCCGCCATGGGGTTGATCAAAGAGGGCGACGAAGTCCGAATTTTGACTGACATTCAGGGCATCGAAGATTTCCTCGGTGACATGGACTTTAAGGTGGCGGGCACGGATACCGGCATCACCGCCTTACAAATGGACATGAAAATCACGGGCTTACCCGTGGAAGTGATCGCCCAGGCGATTCGTCAGGCCAAGGGTGCCCGGCTGCATATTCTGCAATCCATGTTGCAAGCGATCGCGGCTCCTCGGGAAAAACTCTCCCCCTTTGCGCCCCGACTGCTCAGCTTCAAGATTGATCCGGAGATGATCGGTATGGTCATCGGCCCGGGCGGCAAGAAGATCAAGGGCATCACGGAACAGACTGGCGCTAAGGTCGATATCGAAGACGATGGCACGGTGACCGTTTCGTCGCTGGATGGCAAGAAGGCGGAAGAAGCCAAGGCCATGATCGAAGCGATCGTCTTCAAGCCCTCGGTGGGTGACGTGTTCCTCGGTAAGGTGGTGCGCATCATTCCCATCGGCGCGTTTGTGGAGTTTCTGCCCGGCTCCGATGGCATGATTCACATCTCGCAGTTGGCTGACTATCGCGTCAACAAAGTCGAAGATGAGGTGTCTGTGGGTGACGAAGTCGTGGTGAAAATCCGCGAAATCGACAACCGGGGGCGCGTCAACTTAACGCGGCTGAATATCCATCCGGATGAAGCGGCTGCCGCTCGGGCTGCCGCAGGGGCCGAGGCTCCCGCTAGCTAA
- the sir gene encoding sulfite reductase, ferredoxin dependent, with amino-acid sequence MVQTPINPQSLQSAVDHKVSKLEGIKERSNFLREPLATELRQDTNHFTDAAVQILKFHGSYQQDNRDNRVKGQEKDYRMMLRTRNPGGFIPPQLYLALDELSDRYGYGHLRATTRQGIQLHGILKSNLQATVATIIQNLGSTLGACGDLNRNIMAPPAIFRDKPEYLIAQEYADKIADLLRPQTEAYYEIWLDGEKAVTVEEHPDVVAARQQNYNGTVFADSAEPIYGTHYMPRKFKMAVTVPGDNSVDAYTQDVTLVVITNKAGALQGFNILAGGGMGRTHNKEETFARIADEIGYVDKADIFDAVKAIVATQRDYGDRFQRRHARMKYLLHDWGVEKFREQVESYFGKPLKPFKKLPAWKFEDYLGWYEQGDGKWFVGVNIDNGRIYDNGSLNLRSALRTIVERYQVPMRITANQNIVLYDIEPGDKAAIQTLLDEHGVTRPDQVDQMVREAMACPALPMCGLAVTESERVIPDILGRVRALLTKLGLPDEHFVVRMTGCPNGCARPYMAELGFVGSAPESYQIWLGGSPNQTRLARAYTERLPVDELEFFLEPLFVYFRDQRRVGESFGDFCDRVSFDALRKFSAGYDPATYQPRKKDQRHRIGVYSDTYELLKVAVEKEGRPMSQITADAIADYVAKYLAENGA; translated from the coding sequence ATGGTTCAGACTCCGATCAACCCCCAATCTCTGCAATCTGCTGTTGACCACAAAGTTTCGAAGCTCGAAGGCATCAAAGAGCGCAGCAACTTTTTGCGCGAACCCCTCGCGACGGAATTGCGCCAAGACACCAATCATTTCACCGATGCGGCGGTGCAGATCCTCAAATTTCACGGGTCTTACCAGCAAGACAATCGGGATAACCGGGTCAAAGGTCAGGAAAAGGACTACCGGATGATGCTGCGGACGCGGAATCCTGGTGGCTTCATTCCCCCACAGCTCTACCTGGCGTTGGATGAGTTGAGCGATCGCTACGGCTACGGTCATTTGCGGGCCACGACCCGCCAGGGCATTCAACTCCACGGCATTCTCAAGTCCAACTTGCAGGCCACTGTCGCGACCATCATTCAAAACCTCGGCTCGACCCTGGGCGCGTGTGGTGACCTCAACCGCAACATCATGGCCCCCCCCGCTATTTTCAGAGACAAGCCGGAGTATCTGATTGCTCAAGAGTACGCGGACAAAATTGCCGACCTGCTGCGTCCCCAAACCGAGGCCTATTACGAGATCTGGCTGGATGGTGAAAAAGCCGTCACGGTCGAGGAGCACCCCGACGTGGTCGCCGCGCGGCAGCAAAATTACAACGGCACCGTCTTTGCCGACAGCGCTGAGCCGATTTACGGCACCCACTACATGCCCCGCAAGTTCAAAATGGCGGTAACGGTGCCGGGTGACAACTCCGTCGATGCCTACACTCAGGATGTGACCTTAGTCGTCATTACGAACAAAGCCGGAGCCCTGCAAGGCTTCAATATCCTCGCGGGCGGTGGCATGGGCCGCACCCACAACAAAGAAGAAACCTTTGCCCGCATTGCTGACGAAATTGGCTACGTTGACAAAGCCGATATTTTTGACGCGGTGAAGGCGATCGTGGCGACCCAACGCGATTATGGCGATCGCTTCCAGCGGCGTCATGCCCGGATGAAGTATCTGCTCCACGACTGGGGCGTCGAAAAATTCCGCGAGCAAGTCGAAAGCTACTTTGGCAAACCGCTCAAGCCCTTCAAAAAGCTGCCCGCCTGGAAATTTGAAGATTACCTTGGCTGGTACGAACAGGGCGACGGCAAGTGGTTTGTCGGCGTCAACATCGACAATGGCCGAATTTACGACAACGGCAGCCTCAACCTACGCAGCGCCCTCCGCACCATTGTCGAGCGCTACCAGGTACCGATGCGCATCACGGCGAACCAAAACATTGTGCTCTATGACATTGAGCCCGGCGACAAAGCCGCCATTCAAACGCTGTTAGATGAGCACGGCGTCACTCGTCCCGATCAAGTAGATCAGATGGTGCGCGAGGCGATGGCCTGCCCCGCTTTGCCCATGTGCGGCCTGGCGGTGACCGAGTCAGAGCGGGTGATTCCGGACATTTTGGGTCGCGTGCGCGCGTTGCTGACCAAACTGGGCTTGCCCGACGAGCACTTTGTCGTGCGCATGACGGGGTGCCCCAATGGCTGTGCGCGTCCTTACATGGCGGAACTTGGGTTTGTTGGCAGTGCGCCCGAGAGCTATCAAATCTGGCTGGGTGGCTCGCCCAATCAAACCCGTCTGGCCCGCGCCTATACCGAGCGGCTCCCTGTCGATGAATTGGAATTCTTCCTAGAGCCTCTGTTTGTTTATTTCCGCGACCAACGGCGCGTGGGCGAAAGCTTTGGTGACTTTTGCGATCGCGTCTCCTTCGACGCCCTGCGCAAGTTCTCCGCTGGCTACGACCCCGCCACGTACCAGCCGCGCAAAAAAGATCAGCGTCACCGCATCGGTGTCTACAGCGATACCTACGAGTTGCTGAAAGTCGCGGTCGAAAAGGAAGGTCGCCCCATGTCGCAAATCACGGCGGATGCGATCGCCGACTACGTCGCCAAATACCTGGCCGAAAATGGGGCTTAA